One part of the Polycyclovorans algicola TG408 genome encodes these proteins:
- a CDS encoding LuxR C-terminal-related transcriptional regulator: protein MTRKKASAPTPAGLAIHAHKHFAPRALPTMVPRARVLDGLAAAGDARVVVLQAPAGHGKSTTLLQIKQACEARGVSTAWLTLDDADNEPRRFFACFRSLIQQLDGAVAAESDASGVRRHVDGMIAQLASLDRPVALFLDELQTVTSPLLLQFFRELMEYLPDNVTLYFGTRSVPEVGLSRLIVDGRAWVVSADMLRFSRDETRAFFDSARELEMRPDELESIYRRTEGWPAALQLFRLSLNRLNVRSELERDVSGQPRELADYLTENVLALQSPELQDFLLRTALLPRLSAPLCTEITGVANAQVLLEQLERNGLFLRALDADLQWFKYHGLFAKCLSDQFSARQPEVAREVHLRAARWYAAEHMWAEGVHHALAANEVGLAADMLDEWGSTLVAEGQLITLERWAQQLPLAEITARPTLTIKVAYAYVFLRRRAAFSPIHAALLRMELEGRIQPEIVLSMAAISADNVAEAFRRAQRVDIEKVDESGFDAFERAAAANLQGVRALSLGDFEHARVALGYARRHTERGVAPFSGGYEVGVTGISLMLQGDLQGALATFDAAAAQSPARLDRMLASAAMTACHVWALYEANELDAAEALFMPHQDMIAESTLLDFAAVAFIAMSRIDTARGRRQAAQDKLDALEQVAQASGWPRLMRLVGWERAARALAAGHHEYAQSLIANIAPDPGPPQPWVLFADELGEARFGDIRLMIQLGQLDRASRRLHEATEQAGGRVYRQIRLKLLEIAWHLQAGSEAAAQNSLVQALQLAAPGGLIRLFVEYGRRLLPLLLRLHHAPPPCLVRHGGYLARLVTACGGDPGADGGDRAPLEGLTEREQAILMLLSMGASNKEMARQMTVSENTVKFHLKNIYAKLAVDNRLRAIAAARERGLIT from the coding sequence ATGACCCGCAAGAAGGCCAGCGCCCCGACCCCCGCAGGGCTTGCGATTCACGCCCACAAGCATTTTGCGCCGCGCGCCCTGCCGACCATGGTGCCGCGCGCGCGCGTCCTGGACGGTCTGGCCGCGGCCGGCGATGCGCGCGTTGTGGTGCTGCAGGCCCCCGCCGGGCATGGCAAATCGACGACCCTGCTGCAGATCAAGCAGGCCTGCGAGGCACGCGGCGTGTCGACCGCGTGGCTGACGCTGGACGATGCCGACAACGAGCCGCGGCGCTTCTTCGCCTGTTTTCGCAGCCTGATCCAGCAGCTCGATGGCGCCGTTGCAGCGGAAAGCGACGCCAGCGGCGTGCGGCGACACGTCGACGGGATGATCGCGCAACTGGCGAGTCTCGATCGGCCTGTCGCCCTGTTTCTGGACGAGTTGCAGACCGTCACGTCGCCACTGCTGCTGCAGTTTTTCCGCGAGTTGATGGAATACCTGCCCGACAATGTGACGCTTTATTTCGGCACCCGCTCGGTGCCCGAAGTGGGCTTGTCGCGACTGATCGTTGACGGCCGGGCGTGGGTGGTGTCGGCGGACATGCTGCGCTTCTCGCGGGACGAGACCCGTGCCTTTTTCGACTCTGCCCGCGAGTTGGAGATGCGGCCGGATGAACTGGAGTCCATCTACCGCCGCACCGAAGGCTGGCCGGCTGCGCTGCAGTTGTTCCGGCTGTCGCTGAACCGCCTCAACGTGCGCAGCGAGCTGGAGCGTGACGTCAGTGGCCAGCCGCGCGAACTGGCCGACTACCTGACCGAAAACGTGTTGGCACTGCAGTCGCCCGAGCTTCAGGACTTTCTGCTGCGCACCGCGCTGCTGCCGCGCTTGAGCGCGCCGCTGTGCACCGAGATCACCGGTGTTGCCAACGCCCAGGTCCTGCTCGAGCAACTGGAGCGCAACGGGCTGTTTCTGCGCGCGCTGGACGCTGACCTGCAGTGGTTCAAATACCACGGACTGTTTGCCAAATGCCTGTCGGACCAGTTCAGTGCGCGCCAGCCTGAGGTGGCACGTGAGGTCCACCTGCGTGCCGCGCGCTGGTATGCCGCCGAGCACATGTGGGCCGAGGGCGTGCATCACGCACTGGCGGCGAATGAGGTCGGGCTGGCCGCCGACATGCTCGACGAATGGGGCAGCACGCTGGTCGCCGAAGGCCAGCTGATCACCCTCGAGCGCTGGGCGCAACAGCTACCGCTGGCCGAGATCACGGCGCGGCCGACGCTGACCATCAAGGTCGCCTACGCCTACGTTTTTCTGCGGCGACGCGCAGCCTTCAGCCCGATTCACGCCGCACTGTTGCGCATGGAACTGGAGGGCCGTATCCAGCCTGAAATCGTCTTGTCGATGGCGGCGATCTCTGCCGACAACGTCGCCGAGGCTTTTCGCCGTGCCCAGCGGGTCGACATCGAGAAGGTCGACGAGTCCGGATTCGACGCCTTCGAGCGTGCCGCCGCCGCCAATCTGCAAGGGGTGCGTGCCCTGTCGCTGGGCGACTTCGAGCACGCGCGCGTGGCGCTGGGTTACGCACGGCGCCATACCGAGCGCGGCGTCGCGCCGTTCAGCGGCGGCTACGAGGTGGGCGTGACCGGCATCAGCCTGATGCTTCAGGGCGACCTGCAAGGCGCGCTCGCAACCTTCGACGCGGCGGCAGCGCAATCTCCGGCGCGACTGGACCGCATGCTGGCTTCGGCGGCGATGACCGCCTGCCACGTGTGGGCGCTTTACGAGGCCAACGAACTCGATGCCGCCGAGGCCTTGTTCATGCCGCATCAGGACATGATTGCCGAGTCGACCTTGCTGGACTTTGCCGCCGTGGCGTTCATCGCCATGTCGCGCATCGACACCGCCCGCGGCCGGCGGCAGGCGGCGCAGGACAAGCTCGACGCACTTGAGCAGGTGGCCCAGGCCAGCGGGTGGCCGCGTCTGATGCGTCTGGTGGGCTGGGAGCGTGCCGCCCGAGCCTTGGCGGCCGGGCATCACGAATACGCGCAGTCACTGATTGCCAACATTGCGCCGGACCCCGGGCCGCCGCAGCCGTGGGTGCTGTTTGCCGACGAACTGGGCGAGGCGCGGTTTGGCGACATCCGCCTGATGATTCAGTTGGGCCAGCTCGACCGCGCGTCGCGGCGCCTGCACGAAGCCACCGAGCAGGCCGGTGGCCGCGTCTACCGACAGATTCGCCTCAAGCTGTTGGAGATTGCCTGGCATCTGCAGGCGGGTTCCGAGGCGGCGGCGCAGAACAGTCTGGTGCAGGCCCTGCAATTGGCCGCGCCCGGTGGGCTGATCCGACTTTTCGTCGAATACGGGCGGCGGTTGCTGCCGCTTTTGCTCAGGCTTCACCACGCGCCGCCGCCGTGCCTGGTCCGCCACGGCGGCTACCTTGCAAGGCTGGTCACGGCCTGCGGCGGCGACCCGGGCGCCGATGGCGGTGACCGCGCACCGCTGGAAGGCCTGACCGAACGTGAACAGGCCATTCTCATGCTGCTGTCCATGGGCGCTTCGAACAAGGAGATGGCGCGGCAGATGACGGTGTCGGAAAACACCGTCAAATTTCACCTCAAGAACATCTACGCCAAGCTGGCGGTCGACAATCGTCTGCGGGCCATTGCCGCGGCGCGCGAACGCGGTCTGATCACCTGA
- a CDS encoding OmpA family protein, with the protein MQIQKRLGITLIALMGAATMASAQSGGNASEIEKWGRPVYVAPMATFTLDDHDRATRNGYGASLAVGTRLFSWLAVEGYGAYTGYTDDSKLTGDASTKALSVGANLLAFPLSGNFKNAYVLAGAGYHDVKDQPSATGGGTFAFQDYDSPIYDLGIGILYGLEMFNTPYALRFETKYRYDDHGDRSLGIDNPSKFEELAISAGVMIPLFYTEPTPPPTPTPSPTVVPPASQADSDNDGVNDDVDQCPDTPPDTKVDSAGCPIPQCVPVGENGDIVLDGCKVGDVVVLQGVKFDFDSARLTENAKSILDRSVEALKKASDINVRIEGHTDNYGENAYNQELSERRATAVVKYLTDAGIDAARLESTGFGEDRPVADNDTDEGREENRRVELRVR; encoded by the coding sequence ATGCAGATCCAAAAACGTTTGGGCATTACGCTCATCGCGCTCATGGGCGCCGCCACGATGGCAAGCGCACAAAGCGGCGGCAACGCCAGTGAGATTGAAAAATGGGGGCGCCCGGTGTATGTGGCGCCCATGGCCACTTTCACACTCGACGACCACGACCGCGCCACCCGCAACGGTTATGGCGCCAGCCTGGCAGTGGGCACTCGCCTGTTTTCCTGGCTCGCGGTTGAAGGCTATGGCGCTTACACCGGCTACACCGACGACAGCAAGCTGACCGGTGACGCCAGCACCAAGGCGCTGTCGGTGGGCGCAAATCTGTTGGCCTTCCCGTTGTCCGGCAACTTCAAGAACGCCTATGTGCTGGCCGGCGCCGGCTATCACGACGTCAAGGACCAGCCCAGCGCGACCGGTGGCGGCACTTTCGCTTTCCAGGATTACGACTCGCCGATCTATGACCTCGGCATCGGCATCCTCTACGGCCTGGAAATGTTCAACACGCCGTATGCCCTGCGCTTCGAAACCAAGTACCGCTACGACGACCACGGTGATCGCAGCCTGGGTATCGACAACCCCAGCAAGTTTGAAGAATTGGCGATCAGCGCCGGTGTGATGATTCCGCTGTTCTACACCGAACCCACGCCGCCGCCGACCCCGACGCCAAGCCCGACCGTGGTGCCGCCGGCGTCGCAAGCCGACTCGGACAACGACGGTGTCAACGACGATGTCGACCAGTGCCCCGACACCCCGCCCGACACCAAAGTCGACAGCGCCGGCTGCCCGATTCCGCAGTGCGTGCCCGTCGGCGAGAACGGCGACATCGTGCTCGACGGTTGCAAAGTGGGCGACGTGGTGGTGCTGCAGGGTGTCAAGTTTGATTTCGACAGCGCCCGACTTACCGAAAACGCCAAGTCGATTCTCGACCGCTCGGTGGAGGCGCTGAAAAAGGCGTCTGACATCAATGTCCGAATCGAAGGTCACACCGACAACTACGGTGAGAACGCTTACAACCAGGAGCTCTCGGAGCGCCGCGCCACCGCCGTGGTCAAGTACCTGACCGATGCCGGTATCGACGCTGCACGTCTCGAAAGCACGGGCTTTGGTGAAGACCGCCCGGTGGCCGACAACGACACCGACGAGGGTCGCGAAGAAAACCGCCGGGTAGAACTCCGGGTTCGGTGA
- a CDS encoding alpha/beta hydrolase: MSTPLNAQAKQVLDLMAASGQPTMDQMSPTDARIAFTTGLKMLQSKPEPVAESRDLRLPGPAGEITARYYRPHGSVPEELLPLCLYFHGGGFVIGDLEGYDPMCRQLANRAGCAVLSVDYRLAPEAPFPAAVDDCFAATQWAAAKSAELKIDANRIAVAGDSAGANLATVVCLLARDAEAPKIAYQVLIYPVTDMAGETESARRNAEGYFLTGDLMRYFLGHYLSDPSHATDWRASPLRAPKLKRLPPASVLVCGFDPLHDDGVRYAEALKRAGVPVTFTELPDQIHGLFSLDGAIPAAGEALAALALELKAGLQ, translated from the coding sequence ATGAGCACTCCCTTGAATGCGCAGGCCAAGCAAGTGCTGGACCTGATGGCGGCCTCTGGCCAGCCGACCATGGACCAGATGTCGCCCACCGACGCCCGTATCGCGTTCACGACGGGCTTGAAGATGCTGCAGTCAAAACCCGAGCCCGTGGCGGAGTCGCGCGACCTGCGCCTGCCCGGTCCGGCGGGTGAGATCACCGCACGCTACTACCGACCCCACGGCTCGGTGCCTGAAGAGCTGTTGCCGCTGTGTCTTTACTTTCATGGGGGTGGCTTCGTCATCGGGGATCTCGAGGGCTACGACCCCATGTGTCGTCAACTGGCCAACCGGGCGGGCTGTGCGGTGCTGTCAGTCGACTACCGATTGGCCCCCGAGGCGCCGTTTCCGGCAGCGGTGGACGACTGCTTTGCCGCCACCCAGTGGGCCGCCGCGAAGAGCGCCGAACTGAAGATTGATGCCAACAGAATTGCGGTGGCCGGCGACTCGGCGGGTGCCAACCTGGCCACCGTGGTTTGCCTGTTGGCCCGCGACGCCGAGGCGCCGAAAATCGCCTATCAGGTGTTGATCTACCCGGTGACCGACATGGCGGGCGAGACCGAGAGCGCCCGGCGCAATGCCGAGGGGTACTTCCTGACCGGCGATTTGATGCGTTATTTCCTCGGTCACTATCTCAGTGACCCGAGCCACGCCACCGACTGGCGTGCCTCGCCCCTGCGTGCGCCCAAGCTCAAACGTCTGCCGCCTGCCAGCGTCTTGGTGTGTGGCTTTGATCCGCTGCACGACGACGGCGTGCGTTATGCCGAAGCCCTAAAGCGGGCGGGTGTACCGGTGACGTTTACCGAATTGCCCGACCAGATTCACGGCCTGTTCTCGCTGGACGGTGCGATTCCTGCAGCCGGTGAAGCCCTTGCGGCCCTCGCGCTGGAGCTGAAGGCCGGTCTGCAATGA
- a CDS encoding WD40/YVTN/BNR-like repeat-containing protein — translation MNVLRVVTLACGLGGVLFMSSLQALTPTEVVRGQQHQALFSVSFDGQRGLAVGAGGEILATDDGGRSWTPQTSPTRLALIGVVLKGDTAIAVGQMGTILVRRGDGEWTQVETDTRERLFAVDLNAQGVAMVVGGFGTLLRSTDKGAQWVSAAPTWEGMFNDPVGRLGFFEPTLYDVQIDDDGTAHVVGEMMLVLRSVDGGGSFDVVSAGGSREDGVDPILFAIDVAADGGGYAVGQQGTLMRTDDGGTSWKMLPAPTDANLLAIDHADDGAAVMAGMRNVMVREAGSAEWTLLEGLDIATGWFSGVAWLPGAKGPLAVGHFGSILQFD, via the coding sequence ATGAATGTTTTACGTGTCGTGACACTGGCCTGTGGACTTGGCGGTGTGCTTTTCATGTCGTCGCTGCAGGCTCTGACCCCGACCGAGGTGGTCCGCGGTCAGCAACATCAAGCCCTGTTCTCGGTCTCGTTCGACGGCCAGCGCGGCCTCGCCGTGGGCGCCGGTGGCGAGATTCTGGCGACCGACGATGGCGGCCGCAGTTGGACGCCGCAGACCTCGCCGACGCGGCTGGCGTTGATCGGCGTGGTGCTCAAGGGCGATACGGCCATCGCCGTCGGCCAAATGGGGACCATCCTCGTGCGGCGTGGCGACGGTGAATGGACCCAGGTCGAGACAGACACCCGGGAACGGCTGTTTGCGGTGGATCTCAATGCGCAGGGTGTGGCGATGGTGGTCGGTGGCTTCGGCACCCTGCTGCGGTCTACCGACAAGGGCGCGCAGTGGGTCTCGGCGGCGCCGACCTGGGAGGGCATGTTCAACGATCCGGTCGGTCGGCTCGGGTTCTTCGAGCCCACCCTTTACGACGTCCAGATTGACGACGATGGCACCGCCCACGTGGTTGGCGAAATGATGCTGGTGCTGCGCTCGGTCGACGGCGGTGGGTCATTCGACGTGGTGAGCGCCGGCGGCAGCCGCGAAGATGGGGTGGACCCGATATTGTTCGCCATCGATGTTGCCGCTGATGGCGGGGGCTACGCGGTCGGTCAGCAGGGCACGCTGATGCGCACCGATGACGGCGGCACATCGTGGAAGATGCTGCCCGCACCGACCGACGCCAATCTGCTGGCGATAGACCACGCCGATGACGGCGCGGCCGTGATGGCGGGCATGCGTAATGTCATGGTGCGCGAGGCAGGAAGCGCCGAATGGACGCTGCTTGAGGGACTCGACATCGCGACCGGCTGGTTCAGCGGCGTGGCGTGGTTGCCCGGTGCCAAAGGCCCGCTGGCGGTCGGTCATTTCGGCAGCATCTTGCAGTTCGATTAG
- the rarD gene encoding EamA family transporter RarD: MTPVHPPSAEDSRRGLIAVAISFLIWGTLPLYMRALDSVSPVEIMVHRMVWACLFTFALLAFKQQLTRVVAVLRQPRALAWLLASALMISVNWFVYVWAVAERQVVEASLGYFINPLVSVGLGVLLLGERLNRWQMLAVGVAAAGVIWLTVWVGRLPWIALALAFSFAFYGFIRKRVEVDAITGLHVETLLLAPFALGYLLWLGETGAFFTQGLTIDALLIGAGIFTAIPLMSFAFGVRRVPLSTVGIMQYLAPTLQLLTAVLLFAEPFEFSQGVGFALIWIALAIYAADGLGRHRRATVTAVQCADAVDATAEPPRTS; the protein is encoded by the coding sequence ATGACCCCCGTCCACCCACCCAGCGCCGAGGATTCGCGCCGCGGCCTGATAGCGGTCGCGATCTCCTTCCTCATCTGGGGCACCTTGCCGTTGTACATGCGCGCACTCGACAGCGTGTCGCCGGTCGAGATCATGGTGCACCGCATGGTCTGGGCCTGCCTGTTTACCTTTGCACTGTTGGCGTTCAAGCAGCAGTTGACGCGGGTGGTCGCGGTCTTGCGCCAACCGCGCGCCCTGGCGTGGTTGTTGGCCTCGGCGCTGATGATTTCGGTGAACTGGTTTGTTTACGTGTGGGCGGTGGCCGAACGCCAGGTGGTGGAGGCGAGCCTGGGCTACTTCATCAACCCGCTGGTGAGCGTCGGGCTGGGCGTGTTGTTGTTGGGCGAGCGACTCAACCGTTGGCAGATGTTGGCGGTGGGGGTCGCCGCAGCCGGGGTGATCTGGCTGACCGTCTGGGTGGGGCGGCTGCCGTGGATCGCGCTGGCGCTGGCCTTCAGCTTTGCCTTTTACGGCTTCATCCGGAAGCGGGTCGAAGTCGATGCCATCACCGGACTGCATGTCGAAACCCTGCTGCTGGCCCCGTTCGCCCTGGGCTATCTGCTATGGCTGGGCGAAACGGGGGCTTTCTTTACGCAGGGATTGACGATCGATGCCCTGCTCATCGGCGCCGGCATTTTCACCGCCATTCCACTGATGAGCTTCGCCTTTGGCGTGCGCCGGGTGCCGCTGTCGACGGTGGGGATCATGCAGTACCTGGCGCCGACCTTGCAGCTGCTGACCGCCGTGCTGCTGTTTGCCGAGCCCTTCGAGTTTTCACAGGGCGTGGGCTTTGCACTGATCTGGATTGCACTGGCCATCTATGCCGCAGACGGTCTGGGCCGGCACCGCCGCGCCACGGTGACGGCGGTTCAATGTGCCGACGCGGTGGACGCCACCGCCGAGCCACCGAGAACGTCCTAG
- a CDS encoding 3-deoxy-D-manno-octulosonic acid kinase yields the protein MSFESLAQGPRRLLFDPAAWSAPGFGVFDSGAEQSHGLQPFGGGRNSTLRWPRDGGADWVLRHYARGGLVGRLIRHRYLWLGLERTRAWRELRLLGWMRDHDLPVPRPIAAHVIRLGMVYEQHLVTERIASAEPLQRLLQTAPLPEAGWVLLGRCLRRFHDAGVRHADLNASNVMRDASGQFHLLDFDRGQRRDDHSFVPQVLARLLRSLHKQRARDPGFHFSEADWAALLDGHG from the coding sequence ATGAGCTTCGAATCCCTCGCCCAAGGCCCGCGCCGCCTGCTGTTTGACCCTGCTGCCTGGTCAGCACCCGGGTTTGGCGTGTTTGATTCGGGCGCAGAACAATCCCACGGTCTGCAGCCCTTCGGCGGCGGCCGCAACAGCACTTTGCGTTGGCCGCGTGACGGCGGTGCCGACTGGGTGCTGCGCCACTACGCTCGCGGCGGGCTGGTCGGCAGGCTGATCCGTCATCGCTACCTGTGGCTGGGGCTGGAGCGGACCCGCGCCTGGCGCGAGTTACGGCTGCTGGGCTGGATGCGTGATCACGACTTGCCGGTGCCGCGCCCGATTGCCGCGCACGTTATCCGCCTGGGCATGGTCTACGAGCAGCACTTGGTCACCGAGCGCATTGCCAGCGCCGAGCCCTTGCAGAGACTGCTGCAAACCGCGCCCCTGCCGGAAGCCGGATGGGTGTTGCTGGGCCGGTGTCTGCGCCGTTTTCACGACGCCGGCGTGCGTCACGCCGACCTCAATGCCAGCAACGTGATGCGCGACGCGAGCGGGCAATTCCACCTGCTCGACTTTGACCGGGGTCAGCGCCGTGATGACCACAGCTTTGTGCCGCAGGTGCTGGCGCGCTTGCTGCGCTCACTGCACAAGCAGCGGGCCCGTGACCCCGGCTTTCATTTCAGCGAAGCCGACTGGGCCGCCTTGCTGGACGGACACGGCTAG
- a CDS encoding NADP-dependent oxidoreductase, whose translation MIPNTNRRVVLASRPNGAPSPDNFRLEEVPCPQVAPPGGLLLQTRWLSLDPYMRGRMNAGHSYAPAAEIGEPMPGAAVCRVLASKSTDFDVGDSVVAFTGWQEVAAVAPEGVVKLPPDMAHPSWALGVLGMPGLTAYVGLLDIGEAKAGDTVVVGAATGPVGATVGQLAKLKGCRVVGVAGGTEKCELAVNTLGFDACINHYAEERLAADLASACPDGVDVYFENVGGKVLDAVVPLLNLRARMPVCGLVAWYNQTSDSVASGLPNLMMRTLIHRIRIQGFIVGDHLGRRADFLKDMQAWIAEGKVRYQEDVIEGLARAPMAFMGLLRGDNFGKLVIKVAD comes from the coding sequence ATGATTCCCAACACCAACCGCCGCGTCGTGCTCGCCTCGCGTCCCAATGGCGCGCCGTCGCCCGACAATTTCCGTCTTGAAGAAGTGCCCTGCCCGCAGGTCGCGCCGCCCGGCGGCCTGCTGCTGCAGACGCGCTGGCTGTCGTTGGACCCTTACATGCGCGGCCGCATGAACGCGGGGCACTCGTACGCCCCGGCAGCAGAGATCGGCGAGCCCATGCCTGGTGCGGCGGTTTGCCGGGTGCTGGCCAGCAAGTCGACCGACTTTGACGTGGGTGACAGCGTCGTTGCCTTCACCGGGTGGCAGGAAGTGGCGGCTGTGGCCCCCGAGGGCGTGGTCAAGCTGCCCCCCGACATGGCCCATCCGTCCTGGGCCCTGGGTGTGCTGGGGATGCCGGGCCTGACGGCCTATGTCGGCCTGCTCGACATCGGCGAGGCCAAGGCCGGCGACACCGTGGTGGTCGGTGCAGCCACCGGCCCGGTCGGCGCCACCGTGGGGCAGCTTGCCAAGCTCAAGGGGTGTCGCGTGGTCGGCGTGGCCGGCGGTACCGAGAAATGCGAGTTGGCGGTCAACACCCTGGGCTTCGATGCGTGCATCAACCACTACGCCGAGGAGCGGCTGGCGGCCGATCTGGCGAGTGCCTGCCCGGACGGTGTCGACGTGTATTTCGAGAACGTCGGCGGCAAGGTGCTCGATGCGGTGGTGCCGCTGCTGAATCTGCGCGCGCGGATGCCGGTCTGCGGGCTGGTCGCCTGGTACAACCAGACCAGTGATTCGGTCGCCAGCGGCCTGCCCAACCTGATGATGCGCACGTTGATTCACCGGATTCGCATCCAGGGTTTCATCGTTGGTGACCATTTGGGTCGGCGCGCGGATTTTCTCAAGGACATGCAGGCCTGGATCGCCGAAGGCAAAGTTCGCTATCAGGAAGACGTCATCGAAGGCCTCGCGCGCGCGCCCATGGCGTTCATGGGGCTGCTGCGCGGCGACAACTTTGGCAAGTTGGTGATCAAGGTTGCCGACTGA
- a CDS encoding ligase-associated DNA damage response exonuclease, whose translation MSLPIIIQRPEGLYCPPGDFWIDPAKRVPKAVITHAHGDHARRGMGHYWGAREGGELLRIRLGPKAPMTLPPYGEPFALGATRVSFHPAGHILGSSQVRIECDGEVWVATGDFKRCPDPSCLPFEPVRCDTLVTEATFAEPFYQWDDPAIAVGEILDWWQSAKAEGKAAVLFCYALGKAQRILAELARHSSETALLHPAMTLLVKAYRKAGVTLLPTEPVGNPPKGTGFAGRLILAPPGARGTPWLRRFAPYTTGFTSGWMQQTDSPRRKAYDRGFVMSDHADWPGLMRSITDSGATRVLATHGNSDTLVAHLRAQGVAADSLMLGSA comes from the coding sequence GTGAGCCTGCCGATCATCATTCAACGACCCGAGGGCCTGTACTGCCCGCCGGGCGATTTCTGGATCGACCCGGCAAAGCGTGTGCCGAAAGCGGTGATCACCCATGCCCACGGCGATCACGCGCGCCGCGGCATGGGTCACTACTGGGGCGCTCGCGAGGGCGGCGAATTGCTGCGCATCCGCCTCGGACCCAAGGCGCCGATGACCCTGCCGCCGTACGGCGAACCCTTCGCCCTCGGGGCCACGCGCGTCAGCTTTCACCCAGCCGGGCATATCCTCGGCTCGTCACAGGTGCGCATCGAATGCGACGGCGAGGTCTGGGTGGCCACCGGTGACTTCAAGCGTTGCCCGGACCCCAGTTGCCTGCCGTTCGAGCCGGTCCGCTGCGACACCCTCGTCACTGAAGCGACCTTCGCCGAGCCGTTTTACCAGTGGGACGACCCCGCCATCGCAGTGGGCGAGATTCTTGACTGGTGGCAATCGGCCAAAGCCGAGGGCAAAGCCGCCGTGCTGTTCTGCTACGCGCTGGGCAAAGCCCAACGCATCCTCGCCGAACTCGCCCGTCACAGCTCAGAAACCGCACTGCTGCACCCCGCCATGACCCTGCTGGTCAAGGCCTACCGCAAGGCCGGCGTGACCCTGCTGCCCACCGAACCTGTCGGCAACCCGCCCAAGGGCACAGGCTTTGCCGGACGTTTGATCCTCGCCCCGCCCGGCGCACGCGGCACGCCATGGCTGCGCCGCTTCGCGCCGTACACCACCGGATTTACCAGCGGCTGGATGCAACAGACCGACAGCCCGCGGCGCAAGGCCTATGACCGCGGCTTTGTGATGAGCGACCACGCCGACTGGCCGGGTCTGATGCGCAGCATCACCGACAGCGGCGCCACGCGTGTGCTGGCCACCCACGGCAACAGCGACACCCTGGTGGCCCATCTGCGCGCACAGGGCGTGGCGGCTGACTCACTTATGCTGGGGTCAGCATGA
- a CDS encoding glucose 1-dehydrogenase — MSRDTLSRFRLDGRVALVTGAARGIGAAVAQALAGAGASVLVTDRLTDIGEATAQRIRDQGGKAVFVAHDVTVEDQWVAAVAAAQQHFGRLDVLVNNAGVETAALLTECTVEAFRSLMDVNVTGVFLGMKHAARVMKAGASIVNLSSVAGIVGTPAHIAYHASKGAVRTMTKAAAVELAKLGTGIRVNSIHPAIVDTEMGTGFIQDFVNLGLAPDYASAEADIKAAHLLGRYGTPSDIAGAVIYLASDATSWMTGSELVIDGGFTAA; from the coding sequence ATGAGTAGAGACACCTTGAGCCGTTTTCGACTGGACGGCCGGGTGGCCTTGGTAACCGGCGCCGCCCGTGGCATTGGCGCGGCCGTGGCCCAAGCGCTGGCGGGCGCGGGCGCCTCAGTGCTGGTCACCGACCGGCTGACCGACATTGGCGAGGCCACGGCCCAACGTATTCGTGACCAGGGCGGCAAAGCGGTGTTCGTCGCCCACGATGTCACCGTCGAAGACCAGTGGGTCGCCGCCGTGGCCGCTGCCCAGCAACACTTCGGTCGTCTTGACGTGTTGGTCAACAACGCGGGAGTGGAAACCGCCGCGCTGCTCACCGAATGCACGGTGGAGGCGTTTCGCAGCCTGATGGATGTGAACGTGACCGGCGTGTTTCTGGGCATGAAGCATGCCGCACGGGTGATGAAGGCAGGCGCATCCATCGTCAACCTGTCGTCGGTGGCCGGCATTGTCGGCACGCCCGCGCACATCGCCTATCACGCCTCAAAAGGGGCCGTACGCACCATGACCAAGGCGGCAGCGGTTGAGCTCGCCAAGCTGGGCACCGGTATTCGCGTCAACTCGATTCATCCGGCCATCGTCGATACCGAGATGGGTACCGGCTTCATTCAGGATTTCGTCAACCTCGGTCTGGCGCCCGATTACGCCAGCGCTGAAGCCGATATCAAGGCCGCACACCTGCTCGGGCGTTACGGCACGCCGTCCGACATCGCCGGTGCGGTGATCTATCTGGCCTCGGACGCCACCTCGTGGATGACCGGCAGCGAACTGGTCATTGACGGCGGCTTCACCGCAGCCTAA